One Chanodichthys erythropterus isolate Z2021 chromosome 10, ASM2448905v1, whole genome shotgun sequence DNA segment encodes these proteins:
- the LOC137029183 gene encoding platelet glycoprotein V: MWFTFILQLLPQLTLSAHCPSGCVCDVRGSAKCIGGFTDIPPLDPTITFLLLLNNTNIKVLKDRSFQSFSLLLRLMITHSALDTIQPEAFHGAPQLLSIKMSSNALTVFPPNVFSEQNNLEQLHLDDNNIISITSDLFKGLVKLTELDLSKNRISQLTADVFQNLTKLNYLNLAGNQLRSLPNTVFHNLRQLKSLVLSANHLETLESGSFDHLSNLLLLMLQKNQIREIPPRLFWHLPSLLTLSMSGNQLKYIPAESFYYLPNLTKLTLFKNPLISLPDQLMGNMSRLQEFNLYGTNLVTVPWNLFANMTNLWLLNLHFNDNLTSLPMELFCCLPNLMKLSLKHNNLRALDPEIFSRLTSLKILNLNDNKLESLPATIFCNASRLEILDLNHNHLRYLPGDIFVHTRVLNVLSLSGNKWKCDCSILGIAEWIRNNPRVINDLDKGVACYEPYHLQNHPLQTLTYEDLQCGRGVFQTIFMTTSIIPTQVPATSTPQSSSATSTKPRTTVTSTSNTFATTASLFSPEDAYIKQGNDYNDDLVFYNTIVLENGPEIVHNNHYGGWVYLWTVPTTAPYSGFVMALYIVLLVIGVVLIVATMYALYRLHKVMWVLGKVTLGDHQRIKARRVRSFKVKL, encoded by the coding sequence ATGTGGTTCACGTTTATACTTCAGCTTCTGCCTCAGCTCACCCTCAGTGCTCACTGTCCCAGTGGGTGCGTTTGTGATGTTAGGGGTTCCGCAAAATGCATTGGGGGCTTCACTGACATACCCCCTCTCGACCCAACCATCACATTTCTACTCTTGctaaacaacacaaacataaAGGTCCTCAAAGACAGAAGTTTTCAGTCGTTCTCTCTTCTGCTACGGTTAATGATCACGCATAGCGCTCTTGACACCATTCAACCAGAAGCCTTCCACGGTGCTCCACAGCTCCTGTCTATCAAAATGTCATCAAACGCACTCACTGTCTTCCCACCCAATGTGTTTAGTGAGCAGAACAACTTGGAGCAACTGCATTTAGATGATAACAATATAATTTCCATCACTTCAGACCTCTTCAAGGGGTTGGTCAAACTAACGGAGCTAGATTTGAGCAAGAACCGCATTTCCCAGCTGACGGCTGACGTCTTCCAGAACTTGACTAAGCTGAATTACTTAAACTTAGCTGGTAACCAACTGAGGAGCCTCCCAAACACGGTTTTTCACAACCTAAGGCAACTGAAATCTCTGGTACTCTCGGCCAACCACCTGGAGACTCTGGAAAGTGGATCCTTTGACCATCTAAGCAACCTGTTGTTGTTAATGCTACAGAAGAACCAGATCCGAGAGATTCCTCCACGTCTTTTCTGGCACTTGCCATCCCTGCTCACCCTCTCAATGTCAGGCAACCAACTCAAGTATATTCCAGCCGAAAGTTTCTACTACTTACCCAACCTAACCAAGCTCACCCTCTTCAAGAACCCCTTGATCTCCCTACCTGACCAGCTGATGGGCAACATGTCGAGGCTCCAAGAATTTAACCTTTACGGAACTAATCTCGTCACTGTACCTTGGAACCTTTTTGCTAACATGACCAACCTATGGCTTCTCAACTTACACTTTAACGACAATTTGACCTCCCTACCAATGGAGCTCTTCTGTTGCCTGCCCAACCTCATGAAACTGTCCCTGAAACACAACAACCTTCGGGCACTGGACCCGGAGATCTTCTCGAGATTGACTAGTCTTAAAATTCTAAATCTTAATGATAACAAACTTGAGTCTCTCCCAGCGACAATCTTTTGCAATGCCTCAAGACTAGAAATACTGGACCTGAACCACAACCATCTAAGGTATCTCCCTGGAGATATTTTTGTACACACAAGGGTGCTGAATGTTCTCTCTCTTAGTGGCAATAAATGGAAGTGTGATTGTAGTATTTTGGGTATTGCAGAATGGATTCGCAACAACCCAAGGGTAATCAATGACTTAGACAAAGGAGTAGCATGCTATGAACCGTACCACTTACAAAACCATCCGCTGCAAACATTGACCTATGAAGACCTCCAGTGTGGTCGGGGTGTTTTCCAGACAATATTTATGACTACAAGCATCATTCCCACACAGGTTCCTGCAACATCAACCCCCCAATCGTCTTCGGCTACAAGCACAAAACCAAGAACTACAGTGACTTCAACTTCAAACACTTTTGCAACAACTGCCTCTCTATTTTCTCCTGAAGATGCATACATAAAACAAGGCAATGACTACAACGATGATCTGGTGTTCTACAATACAATTGTCTTGGAAAACGGACCTGAAATTGTTCACAACAATCATTACGGTGGTTGGGTGTACCTGTGGACTGTCCCGACGACTGCTCCATACAGTGGCTTTGTGATGGCTTTGTACATTGTTCTCTTGGTCATCGGTGTAGTCCTGATTGTGGCCACCATGTATGCTTTGTATCGACTTCATAAGGTGATGTGGGTGTTAGGGAAAGTCACTTTGGGAGACCATCAGAGAATAAAGGCGAGAAGAGTACGAAGCTTCAAAGTCAAACTCTAG
- the uts2d gene encoding urotensin 2 domain containing, which translates to MDRKPSGSLLPLLAFLLLIGALNVHTRSLASPVNQVFHSKDDSDIQNQILAFLLRKNIMPVQEKDVLGLELARKITELQGLAALQEELNLERNLVSSAIEKERLMTSKRDDACFWKYCV; encoded by the exons ATGGACAGAAAACCCTCAGGAAGTCTTCTTCCACTACTTGCTTTTTTACTTCTGATTGGTGCTCTCAACGTTCATACAAGAAGCCTTGCAAGTCCAG TAAACCAGGTTTTCCATTCAAAAGATGATTCTGACATCCAGAATCAGATTTTGGCATTTTTACTACGGAAAAACATCATGCCTGTCCAAGAAAAGGATGTACTAG GACTCGAGCTGGCCAGAAAAATCACAGAGCTGCAGGGG CTTGCGGCCCTTCAAGAAGAGCTAAATCTAGAAAGAAATTTGGTTTCAAGTGCAATAGAAAAAGAGAGATTGATGACCAGCAAAAGAGATGATG ccTGTTTCTGGAAATACTGTGTTTGA